A stretch of Myroides oncorhynchi DNA encodes these proteins:
- a CDS encoding ABC transporter permease: MLKNWIKIYIKNISNSKLFFAWNIIGLAVGMASVILAVTYYKSEHSYNRWVPGVDAMYELNLEMGKQANSIFIPAGVGPYLLGNKLAEDYCYYALEYLDFYGESKTEQGIVHKILNTQDTFFHFFPFEFKYGDKEKLFEDDLSIAISSTLATQFFGDKNPVGDTLSLAHQKYVISGVYELDRRATIMPDVVLASIDFDEMEESELWQENVGGLVFKKAERTDLIKLLKELEEVYYNKKKKNKYFDDKGDEIVSKLVPLAEARFESKQSTLLEGNTKRETIGLITGCSFLIFLLTVINYISLNQANVLSRVKEFSLRRVIGASKTLIVLQLLFETVLNVTIALSISLVLVELSLPIYNSFLHQHLVFSWEAMGIVILLIGGGIICLGGLLPALFASVIARQNTKGIEVQLNVRISKWRMAFVGVQLVIAFFFLIAGWLIYNQVYYMQTKELGFKGEQVYQVKLYTQQIRRKMYKSPKLIEQIQNIKGVESVGLSTISFKGTSMNTNHTAYYQQQKITDFIMDGVDEGYIQMMGFNMLALQEDIEEDLPTVYVNEKFVTQLGKKPSEVVGEVIAYDSNTFIIKGVIGDFNRDGFEESIKPMLLFHWRDIEFLPYGIESISVQIDPEIKEETLERLQAFWIVNVDYEYPFEVMAVKKQFAQIYQKTLSQRNMFMLWNGAVVLIALFGLYAVMSFAIEQQLKEIVIRKVLGASEKELYLKLLKPFIYALGITYGLVLYPTYWLMSKWLNRFVDHTDISVYPFVLSLVLLSVLVFVVLASKMYKAVKINIINYIKYE, translated from the coding sequence ATGCTAAAGAATTGGATTAAAATATACATTAAAAACATCAGTAACTCTAAGCTGTTCTTTGCATGGAATATCATAGGGCTGGCGGTAGGTATGGCATCTGTCATCTTAGCTGTGACTTACTATAAGAGTGAGCATAGTTATAACAGATGGGTACCTGGTGTGGATGCTATGTATGAGCTTAATCTAGAAATGGGTAAGCAAGCCAATTCTATCTTTATACCTGCTGGAGTAGGACCTTATCTGTTGGGAAATAAATTAGCAGAAGACTATTGCTACTACGCATTAGAATATCTAGACTTCTACGGAGAAAGCAAAACTGAACAAGGTATCGTACACAAGATACTAAATACACAAGATACATTCTTTCATTTTTTTCCTTTCGAATTTAAGTATGGAGATAAAGAGAAGTTGTTTGAAGATGATTTATCTATAGCGATTTCGTCTACTCTAGCAACACAGTTTTTTGGAGATAAAAACCCTGTAGGAGATACATTGTCCTTAGCTCATCAGAAGTATGTCATCAGTGGTGTGTATGAACTAGATAGACGTGCGACGATAATGCCTGATGTGGTACTAGCTTCTATAGATTTTGATGAAATGGAAGAATCTGAGTTATGGCAAGAGAATGTAGGTGGACTTGTGTTTAAAAAAGCAGAAAGAACAGATCTAATTAAATTGTTAAAAGAGCTAGAGGAGGTTTATTACAATAAGAAAAAGAAGAACAAATACTTTGATGATAAAGGAGATGAGATTGTTTCTAAGTTAGTTCCATTAGCAGAAGCTCGATTTGAATCAAAGCAAAGTACCTTGTTAGAAGGGAATACGAAAAGAGAAACAATAGGACTAATAACGGGGTGTTCATTTCTTATCTTCCTATTAACAGTCATCAATTATATCAGTCTGAATCAAGCTAATGTATTAAGCAGGGTTAAAGAGTTCTCTTTAAGACGTGTGATAGGGGCTTCTAAGACGCTGATTGTATTACAACTATTATTCGAAACTGTACTAAATGTCACTATAGCATTGAGTATATCTTTAGTACTAGTAGAGCTAAGTTTACCTATTTATAACAGTTTCTTACATCAACATTTAGTGTTTTCGTGGGAAGCGATGGGTATTGTTATCTTACTTATAGGAGGTGGAATTATTTGTTTAGGAGGTTTATTACCAGCTTTATTCGCTAGTGTGATAGCAAGACAGAATACGAAAGGAATAGAGGTACAGTTAAATGTCAGAATTTCTAAATGGAGAATGGCATTCGTGGGAGTACAGTTGGTTATTGCTTTTTTCTTCTTAATTGCGGGGTGGTTAATATATAATCAGGTGTATTATATGCAGACCAAGGAGTTAGGATTTAAAGGAGAACAGGTGTATCAAGTAAAGCTCTATACACAACAGATTAGACGTAAGATGTATAAATCTCCAAAGTTAATAGAGCAGATACAAAATATTAAAGGAGTTGAAAGTGTAGGATTATCTACTATCTCTTTTAAAGGGACTAGTATGAATACTAATCATACCGCTTATTATCAACAACAGAAAATTACGGACTTCATCATGGATGGTGTAGATGAAGGATATATACAGATGATGGGATTCAATATGCTGGCACTTCAGGAGGATATAGAAGAAGATCTGCCAACTGTGTATGTCAATGAGAAGTTTGTTACCCAACTAGGGAAAAAACCTAGTGAGGTGGTAGGAGAGGTCATAGCGTATGACAGTAATACGTTTATCATAAAAGGGGTAATAGGGGACTTTAACCGAGACGGATTTGAAGAGAGTATAAAACCAATGCTTCTGTTTCACTGGAGAGATATAGAGTTTTTACCTTATGGTATAGAGTCTATATCTGTGCAGATAGATCCAGAGATAAAGGAAGAAACTCTAGAACGTCTACAGGCGTTCTGGATAGTGAATGTCGATTATGAATATCCATTTGAGGTGATGGCTGTGAAGAAACAGTTTGCTCAGATTTATCAGAAAACATTATCACAGCGCAATATGTTTATGCTGTGGAATGGAGCGGTAGTGTTGATCGCTCTGTTTGGACTCTACGCCGTGATGTCCTTTGCAATAGAACAACAATTAAAGGAAATCGTAATCAGAAAAGTATTAGGAGCTAGTGAAAAAGAACTCTATCTGAAGTTATTAAAGCCATTTATATATGCTCTGGGAATTACTTATGGATTAGTGCTATACCCTACATATTGGCTGATGAGTAAATGGTTAAATAGGTTTGTAGATCATACAGATATTTCGGTTTATCCTTTTGTACTTTCTTTAGTGCTACTCTCTGTTTTAGTTTTTGTGGTTTTAGCAAGTAAGATGTATAAGGCTGTTAAAATCAATATTATTAATTATATCAAATACGAATAA
- a CDS encoding ABC transporter permease, translating into MLKNWLKIYWYNTMKHKIYFLLTVVGLTLGIASVVLASLYYLEETSYDQWNPNKDEVYLVETVAPNFSMTDQFRPMGRYLKDNYKELDDYMYFGYNGSLNFIYNEKKIDVEEIYGVQDNFFDFFPFEFVYGNTEKALVNPNDVVIDIKISEALFGKGVNPIGKTIEAINPDYEEQGNTKYIISGVYKIGDLRSSFAPNAVMNNLSIKSSSSDDWEGFGFILCVKTKQPEKIKKAIVELRDKYVAIPNAEKEGLTLEQYKEEEPFKYYTGDIVLNKLADCRMLPNQRLFPAGSANVQMLNISVFLSMTILLLSIFNYVNLSLTQVVSRGKEIGMRRVAGGGKRSFYQQSIFETAIVVILSLVLAICIIELILPYINVYLETNITFSFINDLVVLIVISTLVILVCGSIPALFISRFEIVKLLKGSIIGTKGGKWLSNGFLVLQFAIACFFIIGSIIVNEQVSYMLNKSLGFKGDQVINIEFLSNSKYTGKRATKYASFKAELEKIKGIESVSTSNVSFAGNRGGVFGTYHNNGKENVMINNAMIDYNFFDVLEIELKEGRMLSAQLSSDSLDNVVVNETFVRTMNLVKPLEDPIELLGKKKKIVGIVKDFNVEGLEEKILPFVYSYMPETKHSYGMYSVVYIKVDPQQLSKAIVAIEKLWKQYNIEERDEFKYKFVDKQFAETFDKVQIEKRIFNILSIVVVFIALFGLFAVSSFTIGTRLREVAIRKVLGADTSGLLRQLSFQYIIYCIIGFGIAVFPSYYFLNKWLENYAYRIEIDWSVYVYSLLLILGLTLLIVISRAYKATRVDVLKYIKYE; encoded by the coding sequence ATGTTAAAGAACTGGTTGAAAATATATTGGTACAATACGATGAAGCACAAGATATATTTCTTGTTGACTGTAGTAGGATTGACACTAGGTATTGCGTCAGTTGTATTAGCATCGTTATACTATCTAGAAGAGACTAGTTATGATCAATGGAACCCGAATAAGGATGAGGTGTATCTCGTAGAGACAGTAGCTCCGAATTTCTCTATGACAGATCAGTTTCGCCCTATGGGAAGATATCTAAAGGATAATTATAAGGAACTAGATGATTATATGTACTTTGGATATAATGGTTCCTTAAACTTTATTTATAATGAGAAGAAGATAGATGTAGAAGAGATATATGGCGTACAGGATAACTTCTTTGATTTTTTTCCATTCGAGTTTGTATATGGCAATACTGAAAAAGCGTTAGTTAATCCGAATGATGTTGTGATAGATATTAAAATATCTGAAGCACTGTTCGGGAAAGGAGTAAATCCAATAGGTAAGACAATAGAAGCTATCAATCCTGATTACGAAGAACAGGGTAACACCAAGTATATTATCTCTGGTGTATACAAAATAGGAGACCTACGCAGTTCTTTTGCTCCTAATGCGGTTATGAATAATTTATCAATAAAGTCTAGTAGTAGTGATGACTGGGAGGGATTTGGGTTCATTTTATGTGTGAAGACTAAGCAACCTGAAAAAATTAAAAAGGCTATAGTGGAGCTTAGAGATAAATATGTTGCCATTCCTAATGCAGAGAAGGAAGGTCTAACATTAGAGCAATACAAAGAAGAAGAGCCTTTCAAGTACTATACAGGAGATATCGTATTAAATAAGCTTGCAGATTGCCGCATGTTACCGAATCAAAGGTTATTCCCTGCAGGTAGTGCAAATGTGCAAATGCTAAACATTAGTGTATTCTTATCTATGACGATACTCTTACTTTCTATTTTTAATTATGTCAATCTATCATTAACACAAGTAGTGAGTAGAGGAAAAGAAATAGGAATGAGAAGAGTAGCTGGTGGAGGTAAGAGAAGTTTTTATCAACAGAGTATTTTCGAAACTGCTATTGTGGTTATTCTTTCTTTAGTATTAGCTATTTGTATTATTGAGCTCATTTTACCTTATATCAATGTGTATTTAGAGACGAATATCACATTCTCGTTTATCAACGATTTAGTTGTTCTTATCGTTATTTCAACGTTAGTGATTTTGGTATGTGGTAGTATTCCTGCTTTGTTTATTTCAAGATTTGAAATTGTCAAACTACTAAAGGGAAGTATAATCGGAACTAAAGGAGGTAAATGGCTTAGTAATGGATTCTTAGTGCTTCAATTTGCAATAGCTTGTTTCTTTATTATAGGTTCTATCATCGTCAATGAACAAGTAAGTTATATGCTCAATAAAAGTCTTGGCTTTAAAGGAGATCAAGTTATTAATATAGAGTTTCTAAGTAATAGTAAATATACAGGAAAGCGCGCTACTAAATATGCAAGCTTCAAAGCCGAACTAGAGAAGATAAAAGGAATCGAGTCGGTATCAACTAGTAACGTAAGTTTTGCAGGTAATCGTGGAGGTGTATTCGGTACCTATCATAACAATGGAAAAGAAAATGTGATGATTAATAATGCCATGATTGACTATAATTTCTTTGATGTATTAGAGATTGAGTTAAAAGAAGGGCGAATGTTATCTGCTCAATTATCTTCTGATAGTTTAGATAATGTGGTAGTGAATGAGACTTTTGTACGTACCATGAATTTGGTTAAGCCTCTTGAGGATCCAATAGAACTGCTAGGTAAGAAGAAAAAAATAGTGGGAATAGTTAAGGACTTTAATGTCGAGGGACTAGAAGAGAAAATATTGCCATTTGTATATTCTTATATGCCAGAGACTAAGCATAGCTATGGGATGTATTCTGTTGTGTATATTAAGGTTGATCCACAACAACTTAGTAAGGCTATAGTAGCTATCGAGAAGCTGTGGAAGCAGTATAATATAGAAGAAAGAGATGAATTTAAATACAAATTTGTAGATAAGCAGTTTGCAGAGACCTTTGATAAGGTACAGATAGAGAAGAGGATATTCAATATTCTGAGTATTGTAGTTGTGTTCATTGCCTTATTTGGATTGTTTGCAGTATCATCTTTCACTATAGGTACAAGGTTAAGAGAAGTGGCTATTCGCAAAGTGTTAGGAGCAGACACTTCTGGATTATTAAGACAGCTATCATTCCAGTATATAATCTATTGCATAATAGGATTTGGGATAGCGGTATTCCCTAGTTATTATTTTTTAAATAAGTGGTTAGAGAATTATGCTTACCGCATAGAGATAGATTGGAGTGTGTATGTGTATAGCTTACTGTTGATTTTAGGATTGACATTGTTGATTGTTATCAGTCGTGCTTATAAAGCGACTAGAGTAGATGTATTAAAGTATATTAAATACGAATAG
- a CDS encoding ABC transporter ATP-binding protein, with translation MSRVFQTEEIETTALNQVSLNVKKGEFISVMGPSGCGKSTLLNIIGLLDNASSGSYLLLDKEMIGLTESQRAQIRKENIGFIFQNFNLIDELSVYDNIELPLIYNKVSSSERKKRVMEIAERLNIVHRLKHYPQQLSGGQQQRVAVGRALVTNPKIILADEPTGNLDSKNGNEVMELLTELHQQGATIIMVTHSNHDASYSERTILMKDGMILSEKINTKIVDVFAE, from the coding sequence ATGTCTCGTGTGTTTCAGACTGAAGAGATAGAGACAACAGCTTTAAATCAGGTTTCATTAAATGTTAAAAAGGGAGAGTTTATCTCCGTGATGGGACCTTCAGGGTGTGGAAAGTCAACCTTGTTAAATATTATTGGTCTGTTAGACAATGCAAGTAGTGGGAGCTATTTATTATTAGACAAGGAGATGATAGGCCTAACAGAAAGCCAGCGTGCTCAGATTAGAAAAGAAAACATTGGGTTTATTTTTCAAAACTTTAATTTAATAGATGAGTTGTCGGTATATGACAATATAGAGTTACCCTTAATCTATAATAAAGTTTCTAGTAGTGAACGCAAAAAGCGAGTGATGGAAATTGCAGAGCGCTTAAACATTGTTCACCGATTAAAACACTATCCTCAACAATTATCAGGAGGTCAACAACAACGTGTGGCGGTAGGACGTGCTTTAGTGACTAATCCTAAGATTATTCTTGCCGATGAACCTACGGGTAATTTAGATAGTAAGAATGGAAATGAAGTAATGGAATTACTAACAGAACTGCACCAACAAGGAGCGACGATAATCATGGTGACTCACTCGAATCACGATGCTTCGTACTCAGAACGCACGATTTTGATGAAAGATGGTATGATCTTATCAGAAAAGATAAATACTAAAATCGTAGATGTTTTTGCAGAATAA
- a CDS encoding GIN domain-containing protein, protein MIRFLLTLIAALLSFIMHGQSKQTITISGGVQSIEVSALLVVNVDATKDSNTVEVVADSDTSGELVDVRQVGSKLIVDLKSSNRRYKNIGKITVNVSQKAILNYYASSVARILVSGRVSGDHAKISADGAGYVNANFSVNTISINIDSASKYIGNVTAKTMKANVDSAGRVEVTGDVESLVVNVDSAGSFAGKGLKAKTVKAEVDSMGKAEVYPTESLNAYADSMGKVIYYNTPKEIKKYTDSMGSVKAGN, encoded by the coding sequence ATGATACGTTTTTTATTAACATTAATAGCAGCGCTATTGTCCTTCATAATGCATGGGCAGAGTAAGCAAACAATTACAATCTCGGGTGGAGTGCAGAGTATCGAAGTTTCTGCTTTATTGGTTGTGAATGTTGATGCGACCAAGGATTCTAATACAGTAGAAGTTGTTGCTGATAGTGATACTTCTGGAGAATTAGTAGATGTGAGACAAGTAGGCTCTAAACTAATTGTGGACTTAAAGTCTTCGAATAGAAGATATAAAAATATAGGAAAGATTACAGTAAATGTTTCTCAGAAGGCGATACTTAATTACTACGCTAGTTCTGTAGCGAGAATATTGGTGTCTGGTAGAGTATCAGGAGATCATGCTAAAATATCAGCTGATGGAGCAGGATATGTAAATGCTAACTTCTCTGTGAATACGATCAGTATTAATATAGATTCAGCATCTAAATATATAGGTAATGTAACAGCTAAGACGATGAAGGCTAATGTAGACTCAGCAGGTCGCGTAGAAGTGACAGGAGATGTAGAATCATTAGTGGTGAATGTAGATAGTGCAGGTTCTTTTGCAGGAAAGGGGTTAAAAGCGAAAACGGTTAAAGCAGAAGTAGATTCGATGGGAAAAGCGGAAGTATATCCTACCGAAAGCCTTAATGCATATGCGGATTCGATGGGTAAGGTGATCTATTATAATACACCAAAAGAGATAAAAAAATATACGGACTCAATGGGTTCGGTTAAGGCAGGTAATTAG